In bacterium, one genomic interval encodes:
- the flgL gene encoding flagellar hook-associated protein FlgL, translated as MRVTNQMMSSRVVFNLQRSMQRYITLQTNMSTGRKINAPSDDPVGTVRDLNYRTELNELEQWQKNIGQAQNWTRNYDTILGDAKDFMSSAREIAVAMADGTYDAAARQASASEVDSIIDQIMQMANSELEGRRVFGGNITQRAPFQRSAAGLSYRGDSGRIEFEIESGQRSQVNFNGQETFLKQLTTLGENADLNVGISATTALANLHNGDGVDLTAGFTITDSNTGTTLAVDLTALPANATINDLLTSINTQLTAAGMTNITAQINSSKTGIAFDTTLNGLVSGSSNLGDLRQGLGIDLNPGTIRVTDGALIDFTVDLSGSVTLNDVITKFNTQVAASGISNVTMSINPAGTGLQIVDTNGTPLGLQILDTAAMEQTATGLGIDGNVGAQLIGEALDPNVRFAIAETTGSTAADLGILAEFTTDLHGEDIDARLIATTLLSELDSGLGYTTGSFKLTQGDAVLSISLSDPTIMTVQDLLDRINNSILDVTASINPSGRGIQIVNDDPTRSFAIEEVGTSRAAKNLGLYGSSDMMGILNMLASALKTDDQEGTGLLIGALDKSIEHLLTSRATAGARGIRLETTAARLTNQELDFTELLSDVEDIDLPTAVTQLATYENGYQAALMAASKIIQPSLMDFLK; from the coding sequence ATGCGTGTAACGAACCAAATGATGTCCAGCCGGGTGGTGTTTAACCTGCAGCGTTCTATGCAGCGGTATATCACTTTGCAGACCAATATGTCAACCGGACGGAAGATCAATGCTCCGTCGGATGACCCGGTCGGGACGGTACGCGATCTCAATTACCGGACCGAACTGAACGAGCTGGAGCAGTGGCAGAAAAACATCGGCCAGGCCCAGAACTGGACCAGGAACTACGACACGATCCTGGGCGACGCCAAGGACTTCATGTCCAGCGCTCGCGAGATCGCGGTTGCGATGGCGGATGGCACCTATGACGCTGCCGCACGCCAGGCTTCCGCAAGCGAAGTCGACTCGATCATCGATCAGATCATGCAGATGGCCAACTCCGAACTGGAGGGCCGCCGTGTGTTTGGCGGTAATATCACCCAGCGAGCGCCATTCCAGCGCTCTGCAGCTGGTCTATCATATCGGGGTGACTCCGGAAGGATTGAATTCGAGATCGAATCCGGCCAGCGAAGTCAGGTGAACTTCAATGGACAGGAAACCTTCCTCAAACAGTTGACCACTCTTGGTGAGAATGCCGATCTCAATGTCGGAATCAGTGCGACCACAGCGTTGGCCAATCTGCACAACGGCGATGGCGTCGACCTGACTGCAGGCTTCACCATTACCGACAGCAACACCGGAACAACCCTTGCCGTCGATCTGACCGCATTGCCGGCAAACGCGACTATCAATGACCTCCTGACCAGCATCAACACCCAGTTGACCGCCGCCGGGATGACCAATATCACCGCCCAGATCAACAGCTCAAAGACCGGTATCGCATTCGATACCACGCTCAATGGGCTGGTCAGTGGATCGTCCAATCTCGGTGATCTTCGCCAGGGACTTGGTATTGATCTGAATCCAGGAACCATTCGCGTTACCGATGGTGCCCTGATCGACTTTACCGTCGATCTCTCTGGTTCGGTCACGCTCAATGATGTGATCACCAAGTTCAACACACAGGTGGCCGCAAGCGGAATTAGCAACGTCACCATGTCGATCAATCCGGCTGGCACCGGTTTGCAGATCGTGGATACCAACGGTACTCCTCTTGGTCTGCAAATACTGGATACAGCGGCTATGGAGCAGACCGCCACCGGTCTTGGTATCGATGGTAACGTCGGTGCCCAACTGATCGGCGAGGCGCTCGATCCAAACGTACGATTTGCCATCGCCGAAACAACCGGAAGCACGGCCGCCGATCTCGGCATCCTTGCCGAATTTACCACGGATCTGCACGGCGAAGATATTGATGCTCGTCTGATCGCGACCACACTCTTGTCAGAACTTGATTCCGGTCTCGGATATACGACCGGTTCCTTCAAGCTAACTCAGGGCGATGCGGTCCTGTCGATCAGCCTTTCCGATCCGACCATCATGACTGTCCAGGACCTGCTCGACCGGATCAACAACTCTATTCTGGATGTCACTGCCAGTATCAATCCATCGGGCCGCGGCATTCAGATCGTCAATGACGACCCGACCAGAAGTTTTGCGATCGAGGAGGTCGGCACCAGCCGCGCCGCCAAAAATCTCGGGCTCTACGGTTCTTCAGATATGATGGGCATTCTCAACATGCTCGCTTCGGCTCTGAAGACGGATGACCAGGAGGGGACTGGCCTGTTGATCGGAGCGCTGGACAAGTCGATTGAACACCTTCTGACCAGTCGCGCGACTGCAGGCGCTCGCGGTATTCGACTCGAAACAACCGCTGCGCGCTTGACCAACCAGGAACTAGATTTTACCGAGTTGCTTTCCGATGTCGAGGATATTGACCTGCCGACTGCGGTTACCCAACTCGCGACTTACGAAAACGGATACCAGGCCGCATTGATGGCGGCAAGCAAGATAATTCAGCCAAGTTTGATGGATTTCCTGAAGTAA
- a CDS encoding tetratricopeptide repeat protein: MSSRKNPQRPAKSVASRKQTVDTVSGPSGLVEMAEQMHRHDVIAAVELANQYNNTGKEREITALLGPYEIHFPFEDKKMSGQYARLMGFGFAHEKRWHEAEHWLERGQKLFPESLDYLYGLTYVRISLREFERALESADAYIAVVDRTSDKVLATRLFNGAMSQRSMLYNYRGLCFQELGKVEEAIRAFKSAITADSKSHHAYLNMANLFVRSNETEKANEIIQSGIKNCSQVQELRMLAAGLSNKATISACLIVKNEEELLPACLDSIRSWVDEIIVVDTGSTDRTMEIARSYGAKVYEHPWEGSFSKARNYSLQYATKDWLFIIDADERVYPEDIAQIQTAVNQSDADVITTNVYNVYEEFKDVVVFLPSHRFFRRSLNIHYEGIVHNQLSISDSARYLRSSVRIKHLGYGLSREKMLAKTIRTKTLLEKQLAENPDNAFALFNYAQLLRSTPDGFHQEYAPLILNAAGKAIELTQPDDPTSRHIHLMCLDQLAWTHYYLGNYDQALELSQRALDIKPDYLDPILLRGYLYFKRNDLTKATFYFEKYLQTQASYDPSKELENIILVHLNARTDAYFNLGAMAEMRGEIETAKRYYRQVLAINGEYASANLNLGRILLTEGHHSEAESCLQRVVEHGQASPDICVKLAQLFVERGEVSQAEALLRRGLKITPASGIILEALADLFAGSGRYDEVVVTLENAWRSNADSQELTIKLTNGLVQTGQLQKAIDIYQSYASRHELTAEMLNDLGNCYYRLQNYPLAEQSYRKALELSSKLTSAKRNLGLSLAMQQKKEDAILLLNQCLADDPGQAELYHVIGDLQVSHHAFREALANYEQYLQKYPADVTALCRLSDCYLALGHTDSAVMGYRRVLQLDPGFVLAERRLAEIGATAGQPEMATLKGKV; the protein is encoded by the coding sequence ATGTCATCACGGAAGAACCCACAACGCCCCGCCAAGTCTGTTGCTTCCCGCAAACAAACTGTTGATACCGTCTCCGGACCATCGGGACTGGTCGAAATGGCGGAGCAAATGCACCGTCACGATGTCATTGCCGCTGTCGAACTAGCCAATCAGTACAACAATACCGGCAAGGAGCGGGAGATCACCGCGCTTCTTGGCCCATATGAGATACATTTTCCGTTTGAAGACAAAAAGATGTCGGGTCAGTATGCCCGCCTGATGGGTTTTGGATTCGCCCATGAAAAGCGTTGGCACGAAGCCGAACACTGGCTGGAACGCGGCCAGAAGCTCTTTCCCGAGTCTCTGGATTATCTGTATGGATTGACCTACGTGCGTATTTCGCTTCGGGAGTTTGAACGTGCTTTGGAATCCGCCGATGCGTACATCGCTGTCGTCGATAGAACCAGCGACAAGGTGCTGGCCACCCGCCTCTTTAATGGCGCTATGAGCCAGCGATCAATGCTCTATAACTATCGCGGGCTTTGCTTTCAGGAATTGGGGAAGGTTGAGGAAGCGATTCGGGCCTTTAAGAGCGCGATCACTGCTGACTCCAAAAGTCACCACGCATATCTGAACATGGCAAACCTGTTTGTCCGGTCAAATGAAACCGAAAAGGCCAACGAGATCATTCAGTCCGGGATCAAAAACTGCTCTCAGGTGCAGGAACTTCGCATGCTCGCGGCCGGATTGTCGAACAAAGCGACAATATCTGCCTGCCTCATAGTCAAAAACGAAGAAGAACTCCTTCCGGCGTGCCTTGACTCGATCCGCTCGTGGGTCGACGAAATCATCGTCGTGGACACCGGCTCCACCGACCGGACGATGGAGATCGCCCGCTCGTATGGTGCCAAGGTCTATGAGCACCCCTGGGAAGGGAGCTTCTCCAAAGCACGAAATTACTCACTCCAGTATGCCACCAAAGACTGGTTGTTCATCATCGATGCTGATGAACGGGTATACCCGGAAGACATCGCCCAGATTCAGACGGCGGTCAATCAGTCGGATGCTGATGTCATTACTACCAACGTCTATAATGTGTATGAAGAGTTCAAGGATGTTGTCGTATTTCTGCCGTCTCACCGGTTCTTCCGACGTTCTCTCAATATTCACTATGAGGGGATAGTCCACAACCAACTGAGCATCTCGGACAGCGCCCGCTATTTGCGTTCGAGCGTTCGGATCAAACATTTAGGGTATGGACTCTCGCGCGAAAAGATGCTGGCGAAAACTATCCGCACGAAAACACTTCTGGAAAAGCAACTCGCGGAAAACCCGGACAATGCCTTTGCGCTGTTTAACTATGCGCAACTCTTGCGGTCAACGCCGGACGGTTTCCACCAGGAATATGCCCCGCTCATTCTGAATGCCGCTGGAAAGGCGATCGAACTCACCCAGCCGGATGATCCGACCAGTCGCCACATCCATTTGATGTGCCTCGATCAACTCGCCTGGACTCACTACTATCTGGGGAATTACGATCAGGCTCTGGAGCTGAGCCAGCGGGCTCTCGACATCAAGCCGGATTATCTCGACCCGATCCTGCTGCGCGGATACCTCTATTTCAAGCGCAACGACCTGACCAAGGCGACGTTTTATTTCGAGAAGTATCTCCAGACGCAGGCCTCATATGACCCCTCCAAAGAGCTTGAGAATATCATCCTCGTCCATCTAAATGCCCGGACCGATGCCTATTTCAATCTCGGCGCTATGGCGGAAATGCGGGGCGAGATCGAAACTGCCAAACGCTACTACCGTCAGGTCCTGGCCATTAACGGAGAATACGCGTCTGCTAACCTGAATCTCGGGCGGATCCTACTTACCGAAGGACACCATTCTGAAGCAGAAAGCTGTCTGCAACGTGTGGTTGAGCATGGACAGGCTTCACCAGACATATGCGTTAAACTGGCACAGCTCTTTGTCGAGCGGGGAGAGGTCAGTCAGGCGGAAGCACTGCTCAGACGCGGCCTAAAAATAACACCCGCGAGCGGCATCATTCTTGAAGCGCTTGCCGATCTTTTTGCCGGCTCCGGAAGATACGACGAAGTCGTGGTCACGCTGGAGAATGCCTGGAGATCTAATGCCGATTCGCAGGAGTTGACCATCAAGCTGACTAACGGATTGGTCCAGACCGGTCAACTTCAGAAGGCAATCGACATCTACCAAAGCTATGCATCCCGCCATGAATTGACCGCTGAGATGTTGAATGATCTTGGAAATTGCTACTATCGTCTCCAGAATTATCCGTTGGCCGAGCAATCTTACCGCAAAGCGCTTGAATTATCTTCAAAGTTGACCAGCGCCAAACGGAATTTGGGGCTCTCGCTGGCAATGCAACAGAAGAAGGAAGATGCGATCCTGCTCTTGAACCAATGTCTGGCGGATGACCCCGGCCAAGCCGAGCTGTACCATGTTATTGGCGATCTGCAGGTCTCTCATCATGCTTTCCGGGAAGCCCTTGCCAACTATGAACAGTATCTTCAGAAATACCCAGCAGACGTCACCGCGCTGTGCCGGTTGTCGGACTGCTATCTCGCTCTGGGACATACAGATTCCGCGGTGATGGGCTATCGGCGGGTCCTTCAGCTCGATCCGGGCTTTGTGCTGGCCGAACGCCGCCTGGCGGAGATCGGGGCAACCGCCGGACAGCCGGAAATGGCCACCCTCAAGGGTAAAGTTTAG
- a CDS encoding flagellar protein FliS — MKEQINTYRQVDTAGKSQIDLILQVYSGAIQGLKTGRELYAAGKLNEGYEQVEKARKCIVHLYTTLDFEQGGEVASNLGQLYTFMMGELDLIEATKDLTKLDSCLRVMDNLRQGWEQLKQDRRTTKPVTEQMEPVESLLVSA; from the coding sequence GTGAAAGAACAGATCAACACCTACCGCCAGGTTGACACCGCAGGCAAGTCGCAGATCGACCTGATCCTGCAAGTATACTCTGGAGCCATCCAGGGGCTGAAGACCGGACGCGAGCTGTACGCCGCCGGCAAACTCAATGAAGGCTATGAGCAGGTAGAAAAAGCCCGCAAGTGCATCGTTCACTTGTATACCACTCTTGATTTCGAACAGGGTGGAGAAGTCGCCAGTAATCTGGGGCAGCTCTATACGTTCATGATGGGAGAGCTTGACCTTATTGAAGCCACCAAAGACCTGACCAAACTGGACTCCTGCCTACGCGTTATGGACAATCTCAGGCAGGGTTGGGAACAGTTGAAGCAGGATCGACGCACGACCAAGCCGGTCACTGAGCAAATGGAACCTGTCGAATCATTGCTGGTTTCGGCGTAG
- the fliD gene encoding flagellar filament capping protein FliD has product MAGLSSIDGIISGLNTTEIVESIMAVERRPVNLLEVQQQETTNIITTFKAFQAKLLAMNSSALKMAQKASFQKYSVNVSDEDYLTATANGRVSQGSYDIRVLAVARNHQIASQGFSDQSIASLGTGTITISVGDGSSKTITIDSTNNSLTGIKKAINDAAVGVTATIVNDGSKSNPYRLVLTGNNTGATNTINISSDLTGSRNLNFSSATIDAVEQITRNTGSTSAIALGSSAAYTGNKNKTYTFTVAGSGAQTVGNDNITLNWSDGTNSGTIIVSEADAEVALVGTGADGMKLTLSGGTIYGGDKFQIQTFAPLLQEASDAQISVGSTGGTGSPITVTSATNTFTEVVGGLSINVKKATPIDSSVNIEADVDIDSIKSAIGDFIEAYNDVNEFINDQATYNTETEESGVLFTEYSLQTIQASMRGVLSQRLAGLSGQYSQLLSVGIRTGSDGQLYIKDSAKLEAALRENIDNVINVFTSSGTTSTDKFEFLSSGSKSKVGEKFNIDITQAATQGRFQAGLITNPGTSALTLTSANNRIKLSVDGLESNEIVLSEKNYQSSEELVAELQARIDADTKIGSRGLTVSWVDAGAGTGYLQFHSSTYGSTSRVNVIPAVPSPATMVLGMANGFSQNGIDVAGTINGEAATGSGQVLTGKDGNKTTAGLKIKVTLGERELLTGAEGTITLAKGVAAKMNDLIDGLTASGTGLVDRRIKGYESQLKTITTRISDLEERLTTRRESLLTKFYAMEEVLASLNADSTYLSGQLESLNSNWMIGK; this is encoded by the coding sequence ATGGCAGGCCTCTCATCCATCGACGGTATCATCTCTGGTCTAAACACCACCGAGATCGTCGAATCCATCATGGCGGTCGAACGCCGTCCGGTCAACCTGTTGGAAGTTCAGCAACAGGAAACGACCAACATCATCACTACTTTTAAGGCCTTCCAGGCAAAACTCCTGGCGATGAACTCCTCGGCCCTCAAAATGGCCCAGAAGGCATCGTTTCAGAAGTATTCCGTCAATGTCTCGGATGAGGATTATCTGACCGCAACCGCCAACGGGCGTGTCTCCCAGGGTTCGTACGATATTCGGGTACTGGCTGTGGCCAGAAACCACCAGATCGCGAGCCAGGGATTTTCTGATCAGTCCATCGCCTCGCTGGGGACCGGCACCATCACCATCAGTGTGGGAGACGGTTCCAGCAAGACGATCACGATCGATTCTACCAACAATTCTCTGACCGGCATCAAGAAGGCGATCAATGACGCCGCCGTCGGCGTGACCGCCACGATCGTCAATGATGGTTCCAAGTCCAATCCATACCGATTGGTGTTGACCGGCAACAATACCGGCGCGACCAATACCATCAATATCTCATCTGATCTGACCGGTTCGCGAAATCTGAATTTCTCGTCAGCGACTATTGATGCAGTGGAGCAGATCACCCGTAATACCGGGTCAACCTCCGCCATCGCCCTCGGATCTTCGGCCGCATACACCGGCAACAAAAACAAGACATACACCTTCACGGTAGCTGGATCCGGCGCGCAGACCGTGGGGAATGATAATATCACGCTGAATTGGTCCGACGGCACCAATTCCGGTACGATCATCGTATCCGAAGCGGATGCCGAAGTTGCTCTGGTCGGAACGGGCGCCGACGGCATGAAATTAACGCTTTCTGGCGGGACGATCTACGGTGGAGACAAATTCCAGATTCAGACCTTTGCGCCGTTGCTCCAGGAAGCCTCAGACGCCCAGATCTCAGTCGGCTCGACAGGCGGAACCGGTTCACCGATCACGGTGACCTCTGCAACCAACACTTTCACCGAAGTAGTCGGCGGACTCTCTATTAATGTCAAAAAAGCCACCCCGATCGACAGCAGCGTGAATATTGAAGCCGATGTTGACATCGACTCGATCAAGTCTGCGATCGGTGACTTCATCGAAGCATACAACGACGTCAACGAATTCATCAACGATCAGGCGACGTATAATACCGAGACCGAAGAGTCCGGCGTACTCTTCACGGAATATTCGCTCCAGACGATCCAGGCGTCCATGCGCGGCGTCCTGTCGCAGCGGCTGGCCGGACTTTCCGGGCAGTACAGCCAGCTCCTCTCAGTCGGCATCCGGACCGGCTCGGATGGTCAGCTTTATATCAAGGACTCCGCGAAACTCGAAGCAGCGCTCCGCGAGAATATTGATAACGTCATTAATGTGTTCACGAGCTCCGGAACCACCTCGACCGACAAATTTGAATTTCTTTCGTCTGGCTCCAAATCGAAAGTCGGAGAGAAGTTCAATATCGATATTACGCAGGCCGCCACGCAGGGACGATTCCAGGCAGGACTGATCACCAATCCTGGGACATCTGCGCTGACTCTTACCTCCGCAAACAACCGGATCAAGCTCTCCGTAGACGGGCTCGAATCAAATGAGATCGTGCTCAGTGAGAAAAACTACCAGTCTTCGGAAGAATTAGTTGCCGAACTTCAGGCGCGCATCGATGCCGACACCAAGATCGGGAGTCGTGGATTGACGGTTTCCTGGGTGGATGCCGGCGCCGGTACTGGATACCTGCAATTTCACAGCTCGACCTATGGCTCAACGTCAAGAGTCAATGTGATTCCGGCCGTCCCGAGCCCAGCGACCATGGTTCTCGGTATGGCTAATGGTTTCTCGCAAAACGGTATCGATGTCGCTGGCACGATCAATGGCGAAGCAGCCACCGGGTCGGGCCAGGTGCTGACAGGTAAAGACGGCAACAAAACCACTGCCGGACTGAAGATCAAAGTGACACTCGGCGAACGTGAGCTTTTGACCGGAGCCGAGGGAACGATCACCCTGGCCAAGGGTGTCGCGGCGAAAATGAATGACCTGATCGATGGCCTGACCGCTTCCGGAACTGGCCTCGTCGATCGCCGCATCAAAGGGTACGAATCACAGCTCAAGACGATCACCACCCGGATCTCCGATCTGGAAGAGCGGTTGACCACCCGCCGGGAATCGTTATTGACCAAGTTTTATGCGATGGAAGAAGTGCTCGCGTCTTTAAACGCCGACAGCACCTATCTCTCAGGACAACTGGAATCTCTTAATTCGAATTGGATGATCGGCAAATAG
- a CDS encoding flagellar protein FlgN has protein sequence MINQLIDIISKEAVLFESFLELLQRQKEMLVANDLEGLQQVTERQHEKLTESRILNKQREALVEEIKAARSIDGDLTVSRLLDLVDQNQAERLRQLRELILELNNKINDSRNTNAMLLNQSREFVAKTMAMLSRMNNPEPTYGSKRSETDPARPVAMDRRA, from the coding sequence ATGATCAACCAATTGATTGACATCATCAGCAAGGAAGCTGTTCTCTTCGAATCCTTCCTCGAGCTGCTTCAGCGCCAAAAAGAGATGTTGGTTGCCAACGATCTTGAAGGACTGCAGCAAGTCACCGAACGACAGCACGAGAAACTGACCGAGAGCCGCATCCTCAACAAACAGCGTGAAGCATTGGTCGAAGAGATCAAGGCCGCTCGTTCGATCGATGGAGACCTGACGGTCTCGCGTCTGCTTGACCTGGTCGACCAGAATCAGGCCGAACGACTCCGCCAACTTCGCGAACTGATCCTTGAATTAAACAACAAGATCAACGACTCCCGCAACACCAATGCGATGTTGCTGAATCAGTCGAGAGAATTCGTCGCCAAGACCATGGCAATGTTGTCACGCATGAATAACCCGGAACCAACTTACGGTTCCAAGCGGTCGGAAACCGACCCTGCGCGCCCTGTCGCCATGGATAGGAGGGCCTGA
- the csrA gene encoding carbon storage regulator CsrA — MLILTRKLGESITIGDEIRVSVLGIRGRQVRLGIEAPAKVVVHREEIYVKIQEENRKASKGSKNDLLGMVNLIKGKIKGDAPTDKQTTIDYKDNPHPDRRKDRPDAE; from the coding sequence GTGCTTATTCTAACAAGGAAGTTAGGAGAGTCGATCACGATCGGTGACGAAATACGCGTCTCCGTACTCGGGATCCGCGGTCGCCAGGTTCGCCTGGGGATCGAGGCCCCCGCCAAAGTGGTCGTCCATCGAGAAGAGATCTATGTCAAGATCCAGGAGGAGAACCGAAAGGCTTCCAAGGGATCGAAGAATGATCTGCTCGGGATGGTCAACCTGATCAAAGGAAAGATCAAGGGTGATGCTCCGACCGACAAACAGACGACGATCGATTACAAAGACAATCCGCATCCGGACCGCCGCAAGGACCGACCGGACGCGGAATAG
- the flgK gene encoding flagellar hook-associated protein FlgK → MPGLFQGLEIGKRALLTHQLNLQTIGHNIANVNTPGYSRQRVNISQTNPEQQAYGSIGTGITAEDIRHARDFFLSQQYRQASKSLGQWSYKQKTMTQIESVFNEPQSDSVSDLLDGFWNAWSDLSTQASSTNAATARTNVLGEATKLVNGLHELANRLQNLRDSVDSDLQNYTNEINKYTAEIAQLNQQIASSELGGTPANDLRDQRDLMTDQLASIIDVRVTEKPNGTTIVSMGAMVLVDSSDDFPIGSNVVNENGHAIHELVWRGTDVKLTNLNGELYGLIQSRDEVLPRYIDELNTLTGTIIEQVNSIHMSGYGAADSTDVPFFDPTFTEAATIRINQAIMQDSNKIAASSTASPAFDNAIALAISELRNLQVMDKNTSTMGDYYTSLVGKLGIETSEASAFSQNYELLVQQVDNSRQSVQGVSLDEEMANMIKFQHAYDAAARVITTMDQALDTVIHGMGTVGR, encoded by the coding sequence ATGCCAGGTCTGTTCCAGGGATTGGAAATCGGCAAACGCGCGCTGTTAACGCATCAGCTGAACCTGCAGACGATCGGCCATAATATTGCCAACGTCAACACGCCGGGGTACAGCCGCCAGCGCGTCAATATCTCTCAGACCAATCCGGAACAGCAGGCGTATGGCTCCATCGGCACGGGCATCACTGCCGAAGATATTCGCCATGCCCGCGACTTTTTCCTGAGTCAGCAATACCGTCAGGCGAGCAAATCGCTTGGCCAGTGGTCATACAAACAGAAGACAATGACGCAGATCGAATCCGTGTTTAACGAACCACAGTCTGATTCGGTCTCGGACCTTCTTGACGGCTTCTGGAATGCCTGGTCGGACCTTTCCACTCAGGCCTCCAGCACCAACGCGGCTACGGCGCGTACCAACGTGCTCGGAGAAGCTACCAAGCTGGTGAATGGTCTGCATGAGTTGGCCAATCGCCTCCAGAATCTACGGGACTCGGTCGATAGCGACCTGCAAAACTACACGAACGAGATCAACAAGTATACGGCCGAGATCGCCCAGCTCAATCAACAGATCGCCAGCTCGGAACTCGGCGGCACACCGGCCAACGACCTTCGCGACCAGCGCGATCTGATGACCGATCAGCTGGCCTCGATCATCGATGTTCGAGTCACCGAAAAGCCAAACGGAACCACCATTGTCTCCATGGGAGCCATGGTATTGGTAGATTCTTCGGATGACTTCCCGATCGGCTCCAATGTGGTTAATGAAAATGGTCACGCCATTCACGAACTGGTCTGGCGCGGAACCGATGTCAAGTTGACCAACCTGAATGGCGAGTTGTATGGCCTGATTCAATCGCGCGACGAGGTCCTGCCGAGATACATAGACGAATTGAATACATTGACCGGCACGATCATCGAGCAGGTCAATTCGATCCATATGAGTGGATACGGTGCCGCCGACAGCACCGATGTCCCGTTTTTCGACCCCACTTTTACCGAAGCGGCCACGATCCGGATCAATCAGGCGATCATGCAGGATTCGAACAAGATCGCGGCCTCGTCAACGGCGTCGCCCGCTTTCGACAATGCCATCGCATTGGCGATCTCGGAACTACGCAACCTGCAGGTTATGGATAAGAACACCTCCACCATGGGTGACTATTACACCAGCCTGGTCGGAAAACTTGGGATCGAAACGAGCGAAGCGTCGGCTTTCAGTCAGAACTATGAACTGCTGGTCCAACAGGTGGATAATTCCCGCCAATCGGTACAGGGCGTCTCTCTGGATGAGGAGATGGCCAATATGATCAAGTTTCAGCATGCGTACGACGCTGCTGCGCGAGTGATCACCACTATGGACCAGGCACTGGATACCGTGATCCACGGAATGGGTACGGTAGGCCGATAA
- a CDS encoding flagellar assembly protein FliW, whose amino-acid sequence MSVVESLRFGTLDVPEDKTIFMERPILGFEHLKTFCLVELAELSPFLCMQSTEDPAVSFLVVNPLVFYPRYRIEVNPKEIAELRIAKTESIETYVIVTVPEDARQISVNLQGPVLINTENNLAKQLVLVNSQYQVRHQLLEILETPQRKVERGSPVAV is encoded by the coding sequence ATGAGTGTTGTAGAAAGCCTCAGATTCGGGACACTGGACGTTCCGGAAGACAAGACGATTTTTATGGAACGGCCGATCCTCGGCTTCGAGCACCTCAAGACTTTCTGTCTGGTGGAGCTTGCCGAACTGTCTCCGTTTCTTTGCATGCAATCGACCGAGGATCCCGCGGTTTCATTCCTGGTTGTTAATCCGCTCGTCTTTTATCCCCGGTACCGGATTGAAGTCAATCCCAAGGAGATCGCGGAACTGCGGATCGCCAAAACCGAGTCGATCGAAACCTATGTGATCGTCACGGTGCCGGAAGATGCCCGCCAGATCTCCGTGAATCTGCAGGGACCAGTACTCATTAATACCGAGAATAACCTGGCCAAGCAGTTGGTCCTGGTCAACTCGCAGTACCAGGTTCGCCACCAATTGTTGGAAATTCTGGAAACTCCACAGCGGAAGGTCGAACGAGGCAGCCCGGTCGCGGTCTAA